The window ATTGTTTACGAGCTGATCTAACGGTTTAATGGTATTTAGGCTTATAGACCAGTTTCGCTCCAAATTAATTAAAAAGGCCTCAGTGATGACAACATCACTTGATTGAAGGTTATACAACGACACATAAAGATCACGTATCTGTTCAAAATCAGTGGGCGAGTAAGTCGTGTTCATCGCCGTCTTAACCAGGGAAGAGTTGGCATACTGCGTCGCCGATTTCTCAATGGATTTCAACATTTGTTCCACACGCATCTGGGTTTGCGCCAACCACTGCATGTTGCCATCTTTTACCTTATCCTCAAGATCCCTAGTTGCAATCGAATAAGAGACAATCCCAATAATTACAGCGGGAAGTACGCCTAATACAAAGCTAAATGCCAGTAATCTAAGCAAATATCTGCGCAATACGCTTTCCCCCTCCGGAAATACCGCTGCCTGTTGTCTAAAAAATTGATTTATTTCTATTATATATGGAAAATGGGAAATAGACATTATGGTTCTTTAAAGGAGTGGGATACCGAATGAATGGGGATTTTCTTTTTATCAAGAAGCATGACATTCATAAAACACTAGAAGGCGGTAAACTTCATGAACGCGCGAATCGTTTACTTCACGGATGCATTTCTGGAACCGTATCGCGGATCCCATCTGGATCTGCTCCTATCGCCTTTTATGCAAATCAATCGCGTTATTGATTTTAACAACCTGGAACAAAATTATATCGAGAATCTTCTCTTTCAAATGAATAACGAATATGCCAACCCCAATCGTCATGGGCAGGCACTTTATTTCGAAACACTGCTCGTCCAATTACTGCTGTTCGCCTCCCGTAAGGCGGCGGAAACGGCGGAAACCGCCTATCTTCCGATGAACAAAAAAATTGCAGAAATCACCGAATATTGCAACACACATTATAGGAAAACACTTACGATGAAGGAGGCGTCTGCTCAATTCTTTATTAGTCCCTTTCATTTCAGCCGTCTCTTTAAGCGATATACAGGCTTCAACTTTACCGAATACATTCTCACACTCCGAATTCGAGAGGCACAAAGACTGCTGCGGGAAACCTCCAGCAAAGTAATCGATATTGCAGCATCCGTCGGCTACATGAACATCACTCATTTTAATCGCAAATTTAAGCAGGTAACCAAAATGTCACCTCTCGAATATAAGAAAATGATTAGAACGAATGTAAAATAAACATACGTAAAAAAAAAGAAGGCTGAAGCCATCGAATGGCTTATGCAACCTTCCCGTAAATCTGCTATCTATGAATAGGTTCCACATGCACCAGCTTATCTGACTCCATGCCGGCCAACAGGAATGGCGCCAATCCCATCATAACATCGCTAACTACCTTCTCTTCCACATAATACTTGAAAGAGCCATCTCGGTAAGGGGTTCCCCCCAGTCCGGCTCCATGACAAATCCCATGCAGATGTACCCCGGCTGAATCGGTTTCCACAAGATGATCGATCATTCCTTGAAACCCTTTTAATGCTGCGGCCTTGAATTTCCCAGATAAATAACCAAGTCTAGTCCCCTTAGCCAGCGCGTAAACAAACATGCCACTACCGGAGGCTTCTACATAATTGCTTTCCCTGTGCCCCATATCCAGCACTTGATACCAAAGGCCCGTATCTGGGTCCTGCACCTTAGCCAGCGCTTCCGCCATGCGCTCAAAAATCCCGATAACGGTTCCCCGTTTTGGATGATCCACAGGAAAGTGCTCCAGTGCATCGACGATCGCCATCGCGTACCACCCCATCGCCCGGCTCCAGAAATGAAAGGATTGTCCTGTGTTCGAATCACACCACGCTTGTTCTCTGCTTTCGTCCCAGCCATGATGAAGCAGTCCTGTCTTGGGGTCTCGCGTGTGCTTCTCTACCAGCAGCAGTTGCTTAGCTACATCATCGAAGAGATCCTCCCGTCCGAACATCTTCGCATACTCCGCAAGGAACGGAGAGGACATGTACAGCCCGTCAAGCCACATTTGGAATGGGTAAATCTTCTTATGCCAGAACCCGCCCTCACTTGTTCTTGGATGTCCTTTCAGTTGAACAGCTAACAAATGAGCGGCCTGCTCATACCACTTCTCACCCGTTCTCCGTATTAAGGGGAACAATACCTTTCCTTGATTCACTTGATCCAGATTATATTCTTCGATCGCATAAGTCCGAATCCTACCGTCAGGCTGAACGAAAAGGTCCATGTGACGCTTCATAAACTCATAATAGCGTTCATCGCCGGTTTGCTCCGCCAGCCTTCCAAATGCGAGAAGCATCATACCGGGAACGTAGGCCCACCGTTTCGCCAGCTCAGGATGATAGCCCTCTGCATCAGCTTCAGACATAAATGTATTTGCTGTATTTACAGCCCAATCAAGATGTTTCGTCATTGTTTGTTATCTCCTCTTTTTCCTTATATAAGCTGCTTCTGTAACAGTTTTTGAATACGGATCGGTGCTCCTAACTTGAAGATGGTACTATCTCTCGGATCTCATTGTAGGCCAAATTCAATTTAAATTCTTTGTGCATCCTTGTTCATTTTTGTGGAACTTTGCTATTTATGCGCTTTTTATGAAAATCAAAAAAACAACATACATATTGACATTTCACTTTGCGAAGCATAATATATTATAACTGAGAATCTTAACCTAAAGATATTTATGCTCATCCATCATGATAAAAGCATGACAAAAAGGGCAGATGTCATTAGCGAAATGAATGAGGAAAGATACGTTGATCATGATATTTTGAAAACTTCTGAATAAAAATTTACCAATTTTAGGTAAAAAACCTACTTAATTATACGACATCCATACGGTATTACCCACAACCTCAAAACCCTGCTTATACCAAAAATTACGTGATTTTTCTAATGAATAAACATACATTTTCTTATTAGGGTATTTCAGTTTAAGCCAATCCATGAAGAAAGCCGCATAACCCTTCCGTTCAAATTCTTTCAGTATATCCAATGCTTCTATAAATACATAATCTGTTTTGTTCTTGATATCAATATAGAAGTCTTGTTCTAAGTATTTTTCATCATCGTTAAAATAATCTTTCTCCGCTTTCTGAATTAACTGTTTCGCACTCGTGTATTCCCAAACCACAGCATACCCCACCATCGTATTTTCAACTTCAATGAGATATACATCATTAGGCAATTCCGAGCTTTCCTTCTTACTCAATTCCCCTGCATGATAGCTGGATTGCAATTCACTTAATATCGTTTGGAACTCTTGATCGAAAGCTATTTTCGTAATCGTAGGCATTATAAATCTCCTTTTCACACTGTTATCGGTACCGGAAGTATAACATACATCTACACCATCCCCAATGTTAGTTAATAACTTCGGCTATAGTTAATCACATAAAGCTCATATACTGTAAATATTTTCACTACTTTCAAAGACATAGGAACTTCTATAGAATGTAAAGTGTCATCACGTACAACTACTCAATAAATTTAGTTTCTACTAAAATCTAGAGGAATGTGGGAGGATGAATCATGAAGTATTCGTATTTAGGGAAATCCGGATTGAAGGTCAGTCAGTTATGTTTAGGAACGATGAACTTTGGACCGGAAACCGAGGAAAAAGAAGCTTTTAAAATTATGGATACCGCACTAGACGCGGGAATCAATTTTTTCGATACAGCTAACGTCTACGGCGGAGTTGAAAAAAGAGGATGGACAGAAGAAATCATCGGACGCTGGTTCAAACAAGGCGGAGGTCGTAGAGAGAAAGTCATACTTGCGACGAAAGCCTATGGGGATATGAATGATCCCAATGATGGACCGAATGCTGAACGAGGATTATCTGCGTACAAAATCAGACGTCATCTGGAAGCATCGCTGAAAAGACTGCAGACGGACCATATAGAGCTTTATCAAATGCATCATATCGACCGCAATGTAACTTGGGATGAGCTGTGGGGAGTATTTGAATCCGCGGTAAACCAAGGAACTGTTGACTATATCGGGTCCAGCAACTTTGCAGGATGGCATATTGCCTGTGCCCAAGCTGAGGCCAAAGCACGTCATTTCCTAGGCTTAGTCTCTGAGCAGCACATGTACAATCTACTTGCCAGATTGCCGGAGCTGGAAGTGCTTCCCGCTTCAGAAAAACTCGGTCTTGGTGTCATTCCATGGAGTCCTCTTGCCGGAGGATTGCTAGGCCGCAACGCCTTGGCAGGTACAGGTGCCCGGAGTGCGCGTTCCGCTGAGCGGATCGAGAAGCATCGGAGCCAGTTGGAACAATTTTCAGCACTTTGCAAAGAAATCGATGAAAAAGAAGACGTTGTCGCCTTGGCCTGGGTACTATCGCATTCAGCCGTTACCTCGCCAATTATCGGACCGAGAACGATCGAGCAGCTACAAGATTCGTTACGTGTACCAGAAGTCACACTGAGTGAAGATACGCTGAAAAAGTTGGATGAGATTTTCCCAGGACCCGGAAAACCGGCTCCGGAAGCTTATGCTTGGTAGACCGACAGGTCTAAAAAAGCGGCTAATCCCTTAGGGATTGGCCGCCTTTTCATCTTCTTGAAGCCTCACTCTTGCTCCATCAGCTTATACTTCTCTATTGTTCTTGTCGATGATGATAATGAGGATTCGTATTTATTTACTGTTTACTACCCTACTCACAGCTCTAGTGGGCATCTGTTACACCTACACCAAATCGCATGCCTCAGCAGGCATCCAGTGCGCGTCCTTGCCATCCCACTTGACGTTACAGCCTATTGGATTCGTAAGCGGCACCGTAATCTCTTGGCCAGCCGTAAGCTCGGCTAATGCATTTTCCAGATCGTTCACTGTAACTCTACTGGCATCCCTGGGGCTGTCCACCCCGCGTCCCGTATAAACCAGTTTCCGATTTTCATTGAATATATAGAAATGAGGCGTCCGTAAAGCGCCATAAGCAAGTGCAGTTTCTTGGGAATCATCTCTGAGGTATACCCATGGAAATTGATGCTCTTCCATATGCGTTACCATGTGGTCAAAGGAATCCTCCGGCTTCGTGTTCGCACTATTAGCGTTAATGCCAACGAATTGCACACCCTGCTCTTTGAACCGATTGGCCGTTCCCCGAGTAATTTCATTTGAACCAATGACATAAGGGCAATGATTACATGTGAAAAAGATGACAAGCGCTTTAGCGCCGCTAAAATCGTTCAGCGAATATACTTCCCCGTCCGTTGCCGGTAAAGAGAAGTCAGGCGCTTGATCCCCTAGCGATAAAGTAAAGGTAAAAGCCATGTCATGTTCCCCTTTCATGATTGAAAAGTTACAACTGTTTTTCTCCTGTGCTATGGAAAAATTCGATAATTTCACCGTTCAACCCTTTGACAAATGCGAGCCTAACTGGCGTCGGCGGATTGTTGCCTAAGACAACATCTTTAGGTTCTACCGTCACCACTGCTCCAGCTGCAACAGCCGCTTCAACGGCTGCATCCACATTGTTGCTACGAAAAGCAACGTGAAAATAGTAGCCTTCCGGTTTCGGTTCACCAGATCCACCTGCAAAAACCTCCATGTAATTACCATCGCCGGAATCCAGTAGGACAATTCGCTTATCGCCTTCGCCCCAGCCATGCTTTTCCTTGAAGCCTAATCCCTCCGTGTAAAACTTGACCGTCGCTTCAAAGTCGTTCGCTCTTAGCGCAACGTGATGAAAGCCACCGCCGCCTATTTTCTCATTGGTACCCACTTTCTTAACCTCCTTTGATACTTGCAATCACTACTATTACAGTATAACTTACTTCCATGATTCGGAAAATTTATACGATGTAAAATTTATCTCACTGCTATTATTATTTTATTTTCCAATAAACTCTTCAGTCCGCTCAACCCGGCAAATCTCATTTTAAAGGGGCACCATCGCGGGTACCCCTTTATTTTGGAAATGCAAATTAAAGTCAGCCTAACAAATCGAACAGGAACTATTGTCGTACCATTGTGTAAACGAGGGGACTCATCCAATTGAATGCCGCGACCGTTAATGAAGGCCTCATTAGAGTCAATCTTTAAATGATTTTACTACTCCCTTTACTCGCAGTAATCGTCTGCGTTTCACCATCCCATGTAATGTCCGCACCTAGAGCAACAAAGATGCGACGCATAGGGACAAGGACTGTTTCATTCTCTAACATTGGCTGCTCGTCTCCGTAATAGCTTTGAACATACCCATTAATTTTGACCGTTATAACATTGCCATATTTAATGACAGCTCCTCGGCTTTCCCTTGCCTTAATTACACTATAGCTACTAGTTTCCAATGGATTATTCACGAGATTAATTTCCCAAAGCTTTGGAAAATTGTTGAGAACATTAATATTAGTAATCTGATTATTGGCTAATATTAATGTATTTAATTTAGTAAGAGCAGCAAGAGCAGATATATCCTTCACTTGATTGAAACTAATATTCAGATCATCTAGCACGGATACTTCTTTTATTGGTTGGAGATCTACGATCTTATTTACTGATAAACTTAGACTTCGAAGCCTTTTAAGATTCCTCAATGGGTTCAAATCAGTAATGTTATTATAATCTAGATATAAAAATTCTAACTTATTCAAACTAGAAAGAAAATCTATATTTTCTAAACGATTTGAACTAAGCGTTAAAAACGTTAATGAATTGATTTTCCCAAGTAAAGTAAAGTCTTTAACCGGATTAGCATTTAGAGAGAGGGTAGTTAACTTAGGTAATTCTTGAAGAGGCGTAAGATCTGTGACTTTATTATCGCTAAGAAGCACACTCGTTAATCCTACCATTTTAGAAAGTGGCGTAAGATCTGAAACCTCATTACCGGATAGATATAAACGTTTTAGAGACACAAGCTTATTGAGCGGTGAAATATCGGTAATACGATTTTGCGATAATTCTAATTTGGTTAAACTAACCATATTTTGAAGGAAACTTAAGTCCTGAATATCCATTTCGCTAAGATCTAGATTTTCAACTTTACTTAAATATTTTAAATTCGTTAAATCTTTAATCGGGTTTTCGTCAATCGTAGAAACTATTGCTAGTGGACATGTCAAAGTTGTAAAACCGACATACAGTATTTACGTAAATGGTACTTCAGTACCAAATTCATCCCTAAAATACCCCGTCATATCGCATAAGGATATTACTTATTTTCCAATGACATTTAAGTTTACCCAAGCACTTGCTTTAGAAACAGTATGGGATGCAGATACTGGATTTGTAATTCGAAAAACTTCTAATAAAGCTGGTAACCTTGAATTTGACTACGGCTCCACGAACACAAACCTGTATGCTAAAGAACCAGATTTTAATATCTATGTAAACGACAGCTGGGTTGATAATGGTTCCGAGGAGTACCCTTTACTAGTATTAAACGATGTTACCTATTTCCCTATGACATGGCACTATGCCGTTGATGAGTTAGGATTAACAATAAAGCTTGAAAATAATGTATTCTATATCTCCAAATAATTGACTGCCTTCGGGCAGTTTTTCTTTTGTAAGCTAAAATGAACCCCATCTTAAGGCAGATGAGGTTCATTTACTATGTATTAATTATCTTTTTAAATCAGCAGACATTCAGCTTCTAAACCTTTAATCTTATTTTCCAAAAAACTCTTCTCTAGTCTGATATGAAGTAATTCGGTGTCAAAAATCCTGACCCAACTTACATTATAGACTTCATCTAATCAAGTTTCCCTTTTGCTTCTTCCCCTGAACATACTGCAAAGTGAATATGACCCCGAGTGTACCCATACCGATAAGATCGGTAACAAGTCCTGGGATAATGAGCAGAAGCCCCGCTACGATAACGATAAGCCGTTCAACTGCGTTCAATTTCCGCAACCAGAATCCGATCATCCCCGCCCCGACACCGATCATGCCGATGACAGCGGTAACCGTAACGCCGACAGCTTCAGCCCAGGTGGTATCGATTAGCAGCAGCTGCGGCTGATAAACGAAGATGAAAGGAATGATGAAAGCGGCAATCGCGACACGTGTCGATTCCAGGCCTGTTTTCATCGGGTTGGAATCGGCAATGCCGGAAGCTGCGAAGGACGCTAGCGCAACAGGTGGCGTAATATCTGCTACGATACCAAAATAGAACACAAACATGTGAGCGGCCAAAAGGGGGACAGGGTAATCCAGTGCAATAATGGCCGGCGCAGCGATCGTAGAAGTGATGATATAGTTGGCCGTAGTCGGCGTACCCATACCAAGTACCAAGCTTGCCAGCATGGTCAGGATAAGCGTAGGGAGCAGCATGCCTCCCGCCAGCTCCAACAAACCGTTTGCGAATTTTAAGCCTATCCCCGTCAACGTGATAACACCGACGATGATCCCCGCGCAGGCGGTTGCAGCAACCACGCCGAGAGCAGATCTTGCCCCATCTTCCAAAGCCGATAAAATGTCCTTAAAGGACATACGGGTGGCCTTTCGGACGGCGCCCATTACGATAACAGACAAAATACCGTAGATGGCCGAACGCATGGGAGACATACCTAACATCAAAAAGCCGATAATCGCTAAGATCGGGATCAATAAATAAAGCTTTTGCAAAACCTCTTTGCGGCTCGGCAGTTCTTCCGGACGAAGCCCCCTCAGTCCAAGCCGCTTCGCCTCAAAGTGCACCATAATCCAAATCCCGGTAAAAAATAGCAGCGCCGGAATTAAAGCGGCCAGCGCCACCTGGGAATAAGGAATATTTGTGAATTCGGCCATTAGAAACGCAGCCGCCCCCATGATCGGGGGCATAATTTGGCCGCCTGTTGAAGAAGACGCTTCGACAGCACCAGCAAATTCGCGCCGGTAACCGAGACGCTTCATCATCGGGATCGTGAAGGCTCCGGATGTCACAACGTTGGCGACGGAACTGCCGCTGATCGTCCCCTGTAAGGCGCTGGAGAAAATCGTTACCTTGGCCGGTCCTCCGATTCTCCTTCCCGCTACGACTAGGGAGAGATCGTTGAAGTATTCGCCAACTCCCGTTTTGTCCAAAAAAGAGCCAAATAAAATGAAAAGAAAAATAAAACTGGCAGAAACCATAAGCGGTGTCCCCAAAATCCCTTCAGATGTGAAATACATCTGACTGATCAACCGTTCCAGCGACACGCCCCGATGCTCTAAAAATCCAGGCATATGATTGCCGAAATAGGCATAAAGCAAAAACACCACCGCAATCGTCACGATGGGAACACCGACCACACGCAGCGCTGCAATCAGAACCAGAATCATCGCAATTCCGCCGACGATAAAATCGGTTAACGTAAAATTACCGATACGGTTAAACAGCTCCTCATAGTTCAGTAGCCAGTACAGCCCTACCCCGATACCAAGCGCCGCCAACATATAATCGTACCACGGGATTCGGCTACCCCGCCCTTTTTTGGTAGAAGGATATAAAAGAAAAATGAGGCCTAATCCAAAAGATAGGTGCACCGCACGATGAACTTGATCAGGGAACGGGGTAAAGAAGCTGACATACAGTCTGATACAAGGAAAACAATACGGCAAACGCGAAAGTAAAGGCTCTCATCACTCCCTCAAGCCGCCGAAAGGCGAAATCAGGATCATATTTGCCGATCATTTCCTGTATTTCTTCTTGGCTCATTGTTTCCTTTTCGATTTCTGACGCCTTTGGGCTATCGGCCAAAGTGGAGCACTCCTTTCAAATAAACCCATATATTCAGACTGCTGATTTCAAACCGTACCGCCGAACCCGGCATACTGAGTTGTGAAAGAGGGATCACTTGATCTCGCAGAAGCAGTTTATGGTCGGCAATCACCTGTCCTATTCGAAGCTCAAACATTTCTAGGGTCCGATGGATGTTCTCAATCCGCATTTTTCCGTTTTCCATTCGAAAGGTTTCATTTCCTTCGAGAGAGGATGGAATTCCGACCCCATAGGATTCAAATATCATTGAGTCCAGAACCATTTGCCTTTTCTCATTAATGAAAAAACGTTCCTCAATCGGCGTACGGTGAATCGAATGAATATACGTAAGCGAGAATCGGCCATTCTTTTCCATCCGTGATTGAAAGACTACTTCGCCGTCTGCCACCTGCCTGATCGTTAAGGCCGGGATGGTTGAGGCCCATAACCATATGGCTACAGCAACAACGGTTACGAAAATGATAAGCCACAGCCATATTCGAAGAAAAACAGGTGCAGGAGCCCTCTCCCACACCCTTGGTGTTAAGTACATCATTTGATAACGCCTTTTTCTTTGAGGTACTTCTCTGCCCCCGGATGCAACGGTATGCTGATACCTTCCAGTGCTTTGTCGGTTTGGATTTCTTTCGCCTTGGCATTGATGGCGATTAGCGGCTGCGTATTTTCATATATCGTCTTGGTGATGTCATAGACGAGCTGCGTATCTAGCTCAGCACGAATAGACATAATCGCTTTAACCGCGACCGTTTTTACTTCGGCGTCCTGTTTCGGGTAGGTTTTGGAAGGAATCACTTGCTGACTGTAATACTTGTATTTATCCGTAATGGCTTTAATTTTGTCAGCTTCGATCGTTAGAATCTGTACTCCGGTAGTTGCAGCCAGCTCGTTAATCGCTGCCGTTGGAGCTCCCGCCGTTACGAATGCCGCATCCAAGCCACCGTCCTGGATTTTCTTCGCCGAATCGCCGAAGGACAGACGCTCTGTGCTGAAATCGTTAAAGGTAAGGCCATAAGCTTCAAGAATTTGTCTGGCGTTCACTTCGGTACCGCTGCCAGGTGCGCCTACGGAAACTTTTTTGCCTTTCAGCTCCGAAACGGATTTAATTCCGCTTTTTTCCGATACGACGACTTGAATGGTTTCCTGGTAAAGCGCGCCAATAGCCTGTAGGTTCTTGACCGCGCCCTCTTTAAACATTTCCGTGCCCAGAGCCGCGTAATCCGCGATGTCACCTTGCGTAATCGCCAGATCGACTTCTTTCTTGCTGATTAAGCGCATATTTTCAACTGCTGCGCCAGTAACCTGTGCAGTGGCGTTTGTTTTTGCCTTTTCTTTAATCAGGTTGGCGATACCGCCGCCGAGTGGATAATAGGTGCCTGCCGTGCCACCAGTCGCAATAACCAGGCTGGATGGTTTCTCTCCCGCATTCTGCGCTTCCGATGCTTTGGGCGCAGATGCATCCTGCGGCGTACCTCCGCAAGCGGTTAAAGCCATGATAAAAACAATGGCAATAACTAATCCTTTGCTTACACGTCTGATCATTGTCATTCCCTCCAATAAATAAATTCTTATTATGTAGACAAATTGTATCTCGGTAGTATGTATATGTTTGTGGTGCGGAAAAAATCAAGATAGAAATTGATTTTGGAAAAAATACTGTTTCATTTTCAGGAAGATATTCTTACAGCATGGCTTACCGCAAAAACGAAAAAAGGAAGACATTAAGGGCTGCCCCTCTCGTCTTCCTTTTCCTATTCAATAACTAACCTTTAGGATTGGGTCCATATTGATTATCATTCACTTCACTATCTTGACACATAAATATAAGCAGAATAATGGAACCAATAAGGGGAATCAGACTAATTAAGAGCCACCATCCGGTTCTTCCGGTATCGTGGAGTCTCCTAACTCCAACAGCTAAAGACGGTAATAGAACAGCTAAAGAATAGAGTCCTGTTAAAACGTTAGATGCGTTTAGGATTGACTCCAATATGGCAAGTATGATGGAAACAATGATACTGAAAAGAACAAACATCCAGTATTCCTTACGCCGTGCTCTTCCTTGAAAACCTACGTAATTTTTTAACACCATTAAATACCATTCCATTGTTGATCCCTCCCTCCTTTAGCACGTGCGATAAAACTCTTATTGGGCCGTTCATACTTAAAATTATATGTGACGTATGCATGTAAAATGACCAGCCTTCCGATTCTTGATACAACAGGCCTGAAGTATCAGCGTAAAAAAAGAAAAAGCCTAAGCACGAATTCGCTTAAGCTTAAGTAAAGATAACCCCGCCACTTCGCGAGGTGAGGCTATTGTTTAACACCTTACATGTTTGCGTTTGAAACCAAGCTGCCCTTTATCTACTGCCTTTTGAATATTTTCGGAGGCGTGAAGGAACTTGCTTTTGGTCTTGTCCCGATTGACTTCTACTGGGCCTACTGCCTTTGCCGTCTCGACCGCCTTATCGTGGAGCGGCAAATAGGATACCCCCACTGTGTAAATAAAATTACTCATTGCGTATTTCGTTCGTTCGGGGGAATCGTGAATCGTATTTTCCACATGATCAAGCATCTTGGCAAGCTTGTTTTCTGAAAATTCACCGTCCGGACGATTACCCAAAAGCCAGCAGTAACAACTCCAGCCCGCTGACATTCTTAGCTCTTCGCCGCTTGCGATCCATTTATCGGCAACTTCCTGTGCAATATCTGCTTCCGCCAAGGTTACTGCAACCACAAAATCGGACAGCATATAAAAATAAGCCGCATCCATCCAACGATCAAAATCCGCTTCAGTCATTGCTT is drawn from Paenibacillus sp. V4I7 and contains these coding sequences:
- a CDS encoding AraC family transcriptional regulator, whose amino-acid sequence is MNARIVYFTDAFLEPYRGSHLDLLLSPFMQINRVIDFNNLEQNYIENLLFQMNNEYANPNRHGQALYFETLLVQLLLFASRKAAETAETAYLPMNKKIAEITEYCNTHYRKTLTMKEASAQFFISPFHFSRLFKRYTGFNFTEYILTLRIREAQRLLRETSSKVIDIAASVGYMNITHFNRKFKQVTKMSPLEYKKMIRTNVK
- a CDS encoding glycoside hydrolase family 105 protein yields the protein MTKHLDWAVNTANTFMSEADAEGYHPELAKRWAYVPGMMLLAFGRLAEQTGDERYYEFMKRHMDLFVQPDGRIRTYAIEEYNLDQVNQGKVLFPLIRRTGEKWYEQAAHLLAVQLKGHPRTSEGGFWHKKIYPFQMWLDGLYMSSPFLAEYAKMFGREDLFDDVAKQLLLVEKHTRDPKTGLLHHGWDESREQAWCDSNTGQSFHFWSRAMGWYAMAIVDALEHFPVDHPKRGTVIGIFERMAEALAKVQDPDTGLWYQVLDMGHRESNYVEASGSGMFVYALAKGTRLGYLSGKFKAAALKGFQGMIDHLVETDSAGVHLHGICHGAGLGGTPYRDGSFKYYVEEKVVSDVMMGLAPFLLAGMESDKLVHVEPIHR
- a CDS encoding GCN5 family acetyltransferase, translating into MPTITKIAFDQEFQTILSELQSSYHAGELSKKESSELPNDVYLIEVENTMVGYAVVWEYTSAKQLIQKAEKDYFNDDEKYLEQDFYIDIKNKTDYVFIEALDILKEFERKGYAAFFMDWLKLKYPNKKMYVYSLEKSRNFWYKQGFEVVGNTVWMSYN
- a CDS encoding aldo/keto reductase — encoded protein: MKYSYLGKSGLKVSQLCLGTMNFGPETEEKEAFKIMDTALDAGINFFDTANVYGGVEKRGWTEEIIGRWFKQGGGRREKVILATKAYGDMNDPNDGPNAERGLSAYKIRRHLEASLKRLQTDHIELYQMHHIDRNVTWDELWGVFESAVNQGTVDYIGSSNFAGWHIACAQAEAKARHFLGLVSEQHMYNLLARLPELEVLPASEKLGLGVIPWSPLAGGLLGRNALAGTGARSARSAERIEKHRSQLEQFSALCKEIDEKEDVVALAWVLSHSAVTSPIIGPRTIEQLQDSLRVPEVTLSEDTLKKLDEIFPGPGKPAPEAYAW
- a CDS encoding thioredoxin family protein, producing MAFTFTLSLGDQAPDFSLPATDGEVYSLNDFSGAKALVIFFTCNHCPYVIGSNEITRGTANRFKEQGVQFVGINANSANTKPEDSFDHMVTHMEEHQFPWVYLRDDSQETALAYGALRTPHFYIFNENRKLVYTGRGVDSPRDASRVTVNDLENALAELTAGQEITVPLTNPIGCNVKWDGKDAHWMPAEACDLV
- a CDS encoding VOC family protein, whose protein sequence is MGTNEKIGGGGFHHVALRANDFEATVKFYTEGLGFKEKHGWGEGDKRIVLLDSGDGNYMEVFAGGSGEPKPEGYYFHVAFRSNNVDAAVEAAVAAGAVVTVEPKDVVLGNNPPTPVRLAFVKGLNGEIIEFFHSTGEKQL
- a CDS encoding leucine-rich repeat domain-containing protein translates to MTCPLAIVSTIDENPIKDLTNLKYLSKVENLDLSEMDIQDLSFLQNMVSLTKLELSQNRITDISPLNKLVSLKRLYLSGNEVSDLTPLSKMVGLTSVLLSDNKVTDLTPLQELPKLTTLSLNANPVKDFTLLGKINSLTFLTLSSNRLENIDFLSSLNKLEFLYLDYNNITDLNPLRNLKRLRSLSLSVNKIVDLQPIKEVSVLDDLNISFNQVKDISALAALTKLNTLILANNQITNINVLNNFPKLWEINLVNNPLETSSYSVIKARESRGAVIKYGNVITVKINGYVQSYYGDEQPMLENETVLVPMRRIFVALGADITWDGETQTITASKGSSKII
- a CDS encoding DUF1850 domain-containing protein, producing the protein MMYLTPRVWERAPAPVFLRIWLWLIIFVTVVAVAIWLWASTIPALTIRQVADGEVVFQSRMEKNGRFSLTYIHSIHRTPIEERFFINEKRQMVLDSMIFESYGVGIPSSLEGNETFRMENGKMRIENIHRTLEMFELRIGQVIADHKLLLRDQVIPLSQLSMPGSAVRFEISSLNIWVYLKGVLHFGR
- a CDS encoding TAXI family TRAP transporter solute-binding subunit — encoded protein: MIRRVSKGLVIAIVFIMALTACGGTPQDASAPKASEAQNAGEKPSSLVIATGGTAGTYYPLGGGIANLIKEKAKTNATAQVTGAAVENMRLISKKEVDLAITQGDIADYAALGTEMFKEGAVKNLQAIGALYQETIQVVVSEKSGIKSVSELKGKKVSVGAPGSGTEVNARQILEAYGLTFNDFSTERLSFGDSAKKIQDGGLDAAFVTAGAPTAAINELAATTGVQILTIEADKIKAITDKYKYYSQQVIPSKTYPKQDAEVKTVAVKAIMSIRAELDTQLVYDITKTIYENTQPLIAINAKAKEIQTDKALEGISIPLHPGAEKYLKEKGVIK
- a CDS encoding DUF805 domain-containing protein, whose product is MEWYLMVLKNYVGFQGRARRKEYWMFVLFSIIVSIILAILESILNASNVLTGLYSLAVLLPSLAVGVRRLHDTGRTGWWLLISLIPLIGSIILLIFMCQDSEVNDNQYGPNPKG
- a CDS encoding DNA alkylation repair protein, with the translated sequence MNLEMVMQELEALGKERTKKIYVSNGAHEPLFGVATGAMKPIFRKIKLNQPLADQLYATGNYDAMYFAGIIADPKAMTEADFDRWMDAAYFYMLSDFVVAVTLAEADIAQEVADKWIASGEELRMSAGWSCYCWLLGNRPDGEFSENKLAKMLDHVENTIHDSPERTKYAMSNFIYTVGVSYLPLHDKAVETAKAVGPVEVNRDKTKSKFLHASENIQKAVDKGQLGFKRKHVRC